The proteins below come from a single Prolixibacter sp. NT017 genomic window:
- a CDS encoding tetratricopeptide repeat protein, with protein sequence MNEKLTKAKEAYERGELEEVFSLLNNDEINELDSTVNMLLGMSYYKMQEWGKALNCFNAVVSVEPENKNAKGYIDMIQNILKFYHKDRYNP encoded by the coding sequence ATGAATGAGAAATTGACAAAAGCGAAAGAAGCATACGAGCGGGGCGAACTGGAAGAGGTTTTCTCGTTACTGAATAACGATGAGATCAATGAATTGGATTCGACGGTCAACATGCTTCTGGGAATGAGCTATTACAAAATGCAGGAGTGGGGAAAGGCCCTCAATTGCTTCAATGCGGTTGTATCGGTTGAACCGGAAAATAAAAATGCCAAAGGATACATCGATATGATTCAGAATATATTGAAGTTTTACCACAAAGACCGGTACAACCCCTGA
- a CDS encoding bifunctional (p)ppGpp synthetase/guanosine-3',5'-bis(diphosphate) 3'-pyrophosphohydrolase, which translates to MTESFNELISEEYNKLITACSRSFSDKELVQVHGAFELAREKIGDKTWSNGDPVILHSIAVARLAANEIGLASDSVISALLHNVYTEEEETKARQEIEKLFGRVVAEILDGLIKINGIKTDNLALQSENFRRLMLALSGDVRVILIKIADKLQDMRTLDRYPHSVHKKHAHETMHLYAPLAHRLGLYKVNSELQDISLKYLHPKDYQHIVDKLKETDEQRKNFVSAFVKPVEVKLKKRGFDFEMKARTKSIFSIWNKMNKKGVDFDEVFDLFAIRIILNSKPEDEKSDCWQAFSVVTEEYQSNPERLRDWITIPKSNGYESLHTTVLGPGKRWVEVQIRTRRMDDVAENGLAAHWRYKGGKGSSDLDDWLKNIREILENPELNPVDFIEEFKVNIYEDEIFVFTPKGDLKKLPAGSTLLDFAYEIHSAVGDHCTGGKVNDRMVTLKHKLKNGDHISVETSNNQKPKLDWLEFVVTSKAKSRIKASLNEEQKKEADNGKEMLLRKLKNWKIDYNDIVIRDLLKHYKLKLAADLYYNISVGKIEPLEIKDILTGKKEEETTKDKLSEILPASDMKDLTFDTGGDFLVIDNDIRNINYKLAQCCNPIFGDNIFGFVTIREGIKIHRMNCPNAPQMFERYPYRVIRARWKDTGKRNSFQTTIHISGTDEMGLVSDISHIISKDVGVQMRSISVNSENGNFEGTLRVYVNDLEHLDFLIQKLRNVHGVLSVGRADNLKS; encoded by the coding sequence GTGACGGAAAGCTTTAACGAACTTATTTCAGAAGAGTATAACAAACTGATTACTGCCTGCTCCCGCAGTTTCAGCGATAAGGAACTGGTACAGGTACACGGTGCTTTTGAACTCGCGCGGGAGAAGATTGGCGACAAAACCTGGTCGAATGGCGACCCGGTTATCTTGCATTCCATCGCGGTAGCGCGCCTGGCTGCCAACGAAATTGGACTGGCGTCGGATTCGGTGATTTCAGCGTTGCTGCACAACGTGTACACCGAAGAGGAAGAAACCAAAGCCCGGCAGGAAATCGAAAAGCTATTTGGCAGAGTCGTGGCCGAAATACTCGACGGCCTGATTAAAATAAATGGCATCAAGACCGATAACCTGGCCCTGCAAAGTGAAAACTTCAGGCGGTTGATGCTGGCCCTTTCGGGCGATGTGCGGGTTATCCTGATTAAAATTGCGGACAAGCTGCAGGATATGCGTACACTCGACCGGTATCCGCATTCGGTGCACAAGAAGCATGCGCATGAAACCATGCATCTGTATGCCCCGCTCGCTCACCGTTTGGGACTGTATAAGGTCAATTCCGAGTTGCAGGATATTTCGCTGAAGTATTTACATCCCAAAGATTATCAGCACATCGTCGATAAGTTGAAGGAAACGGATGAACAACGAAAGAATTTTGTTTCTGCGTTTGTCAAACCGGTCGAAGTAAAGCTGAAAAAACGTGGTTTCGATTTTGAGATGAAAGCCCGCACCAAATCGATTTTCTCCATCTGGAACAAGATGAATAAGAAGGGAGTCGATTTCGATGAGGTATTCGATCTGTTTGCCATTCGTATTATTTTAAACTCGAAACCGGAAGATGAGAAGTCGGATTGCTGGCAGGCCTTCTCGGTAGTTACCGAAGAGTACCAGTCAAACCCGGAACGCCTGCGCGACTGGATCACGATTCCCAAGTCCAATGGCTACGAGTCACTTCATACGACGGTGCTGGGACCGGGAAAACGTTGGGTGGAAGTACAAATCCGTACGCGCCGGATGGACGACGTAGCTGAGAACGGTTTGGCGGCTCACTGGCGTTACAAAGGAGGGAAAGGCTCTTCGGATTTGGACGACTGGCTGAAGAATATCCGCGAAATACTGGAGAATCCCGAATTGAACCCGGTTGATTTCATCGAGGAGTTCAAGGTGAATATATACGAAGACGAAATTTTCGTTTTCACACCGAAAGGTGATCTGAAAAAGCTGCCGGCAGGTTCTACGTTGCTCGATTTTGCCTATGAAATACATTCGGCTGTAGGCGATCACTGCACCGGTGGAAAAGTGAACGACCGGATGGTAACGCTGAAGCATAAGCTAAAAAACGGCGACCATATCTCGGTAGAAACCTCCAACAATCAGAAGCCGAAGCTCGACTGGCTCGAATTTGTGGTGACTTCGAAAGCCAAGTCGCGCATCAAGGCCAGTTTGAACGAGGAGCAGAAAAAGGAAGCCGATAATGGTAAAGAGATGCTGCTGCGTAAGCTGAAAAACTGGAAGATAGATTACAACGACATAGTCATCCGCGACTTGTTAAAACACTACAAGCTGAAGCTAGCCGCCGATCTGTACTACAATATTTCGGTGGGGAAAATTGAGCCGCTGGAGATTAAGGATATTCTGACCGGCAAAAAAGAGGAAGAGACAACCAAAGACAAGTTATCGGAAATTCTGCCTGCTTCGGACATGAAAGACCTGACTTTCGACACCGGCGGCGATTTCCTGGTGATTGATAATGACATCCGGAACATCAATTACAAGTTGGCGCAATGTTGTAATCCGATTTTCGGCGACAACATATTTGGTTTTGTGACCATTCGCGAGGGAATTAAAATCCACCGGATGAATTGCCCCAATGCGCCGCAGATGTTCGAACGCTATCCCTATCGTGTCATTCGGGCCCGGTGGAAGGATACCGGGAAACGGAACTCATTCCAGACGACCATCCACATCTCCGGGACAGATGAAATGGGACTCGTCAGCGATATTTCCCACATCATCTCCAAAGACGTCGGCGTGCAGATGCGCTCAATATCGGTGAATTCCGAAAACGGCAATTTCGAAGGAACTTTGCGGGTGTATGTAAACGACCTGGAGCACCTCGATTTTCTAATCCAAAAATTACGCAATGTGCATGGTGTTCTGTCTGTTGGGCGCGCCGACAACCTCAAATCCTGA
- a CDS encoding tryptophanase, which translates to MIDSAKAGFYLNTLKSQIKMDLPFTESYKIKMVEPIRKSTRKEREAWIKKAQYNLFNLRSEQVFIDLLTDSGTGAMSDQQWGAIMTGDESYAGSSSYFHLKETIKDITGFDYFLPSHQGRAAENVLFSSLIKKGDLIPGNAHFDTTKGHIEFRHADAVDCTIKEAYDTTKEHPFKGNVDLAKLEHVLISKPKERIPMIIVTVTCNTAGGQPVSMQNLKDVYQMAKKYGTTVIFDAARFAENAYFIKMREPGYRNQSVREIVREMFSYADGMTMSSKKDGLVNIGGFMAFREKEMVDKCSMHTIMFEGFVTYGGMSGRDMNALAVGLQEVVDFDYLDTRIQQVKYLGDKLIEYGVPVQRPIGGHAVFVDAKRFLPHVPKEEYIAQTLAVELYLEGGVRGVEIGTLLADRDPHTRENRYPALELVRLAIPRRVYTNNHMHYVAAVLKNVYDRRDQIKHGFSITHEAPILRHFTVELERVHKEASVRK; encoded by the coding sequence ATGATTGATTCGGCGAAAGCCGGATTTTACCTGAACACCCTAAAGTCTCAAATTAAGATGGATTTACCTTTTACAGAAAGCTATAAAATTAAGATGGTGGAACCTATCCGGAAAAGTACCCGGAAGGAGCGTGAAGCGTGGATAAAAAAAGCCCAATACAATCTATTTAATCTTCGTAGCGAGCAGGTATTTATTGACTTGCTGACCGACAGCGGTACGGGCGCTATGAGCGATCAGCAGTGGGGAGCTATTATGACCGGTGACGAGAGTTATGCCGGCTCTTCTTCCTATTTTCATCTGAAAGAAACCATTAAAGATATTACCGGATTCGATTATTTCCTTCCCAGCCACCAGGGACGGGCAGCCGAAAATGTGCTGTTTTCATCATTGATTAAAAAAGGAGATTTGATTCCGGGTAATGCACATTTCGATACCACCAAAGGTCACATCGAGTTTCGTCATGCCGATGCAGTCGATTGTACCATCAAAGAAGCGTACGATACCACCAAAGAACATCCGTTCAAAGGGAATGTCGACCTGGCTAAACTGGAGCATGTGCTGATTTCGAAACCGAAAGAGCGCATTCCCATGATTATTGTGACAGTTACCTGTAACACAGCCGGTGGACAGCCTGTTTCCATGCAGAACCTGAAGGATGTGTACCAAATGGCGAAGAAATATGGCACGACCGTTATTTTCGACGCAGCCCGTTTTGCGGAGAATGCCTATTTCATCAAAATGCGCGAACCTGGCTACCGTAATCAGTCTGTCAGGGAAATTGTCCGCGAAATGTTCTCCTACGCCGATGGAATGACCATGAGTTCGAAGAAGGATGGTTTGGTAAACATTGGCGGTTTTATGGCCTTCCGGGAAAAAGAGATGGTAGACAAATGCTCGATGCACACCATCATGTTCGAGGGCTTCGTCACTTATGGTGGCATGAGCGGCCGCGACATGAATGCATTGGCGGTAGGCCTTCAGGAAGTGGTTGATTTCGATTACCTCGATACTCGTATCCAGCAGGTAAAATATTTGGGTGACAAACTCATTGAGTATGGCGTTCCGGTTCAGCGCCCCATCGGCGGGCACGCTGTTTTTGTGGATGCCAAACGTTTCCTGCCACATGTTCCGAAAGAAGAGTACATCGCTCAGACGTTGGCAGTAGAACTGTATCTCGAAGGTGGAGTACGTGGCGTGGAGATTGGAACATTGCTGGCCGATCGTGATCCGCATACGCGGGAAAACCGGTATCCGGCACTGGAATTGGTTCGGTTGGCTATTCCCCGGAGAGTTTATACCAACAATCATATGCATTATGTAGCTGCGGTACTAAAGAACGTATACGATCGCAGAGACCAGATAAAACATGGATTTAGTATTACCCATGAAGCCCCCATTCTTCGGCATTTTACCGTCGAGTTGGAGCGGGTACACAAGGAGGCTTCTGTAAGGAAGTAA
- a CDS encoding lipopolysaccharide assembly protein LapB, giving the protein MKKLIAVLIFSVGFLATSFAQDQKADAIASKNAGNEALRSKDYAKALTNFEKAIANWGDQDPDYVMIYNTGYSAYKIKKWNKAIKYFTMAADASYKAEYAYLYIANSYRHLNNMAKFESTLETGLQKYPNSKKIKSFLGVYYLKEGNAHYKKGAAILQAAANDVKAGKYKTTDDKYKAQVAKAKVDFKAAMPYVDKAVKLDPSDPQAKQLKELIQKNLDM; this is encoded by the coding sequence ATGAAGAAACTGATCGCTGTTTTAATTTTTAGTGTAGGATTTTTGGCAACCTCTTTTGCACAGGACCAAAAGGCGGATGCAATCGCATCGAAAAATGCGGGAAATGAAGCTTTGCGTTCGAAGGACTATGCAAAAGCGCTTACCAATTTCGAGAAAGCTATTGCCAACTGGGGCGACCAGGATCCGGATTATGTGATGATTTACAACACGGGGTATTCTGCTTACAAAATCAAGAAGTGGAACAAAGCCATCAAGTATTTCACCATGGCGGCTGACGCAAGTTACAAAGCTGAGTACGCGTATTTGTACATTGCCAACTCTTACCGGCACTTGAATAACATGGCCAAGTTTGAGTCAACGCTTGAAACGGGCCTCCAGAAGTACCCGAATAGTAAGAAAATCAAATCCTTTTTGGGCGTTTATTACCTGAAAGAAGGAAATGCGCACTACAAAAAAGGTGCTGCTATTCTGCAGGCTGCTGCCAACGATGTAAAAGCCGGCAAGTACAAAACAACCGACGACAAGTACAAAGCACAGGTTGCGAAAGCAAAGGTTGATTTCAAAGCCGCTATGCCTTATGTTGATAAAGCTGTGAAACTCGATCCGAGTGATCCGCAGGCAAAACAACTGAAGGAGCTGATTCAGAAAAATCTGGATATGTAA
- a CDS encoding carbohydrate-binding family 9-like protein produces the protein MMIIPTIPYLPALSTKNAGELLPKVGLVLQLQQINWQEFPHKPEVDVYLGHSGHSLFLHYVVRKDYVRAVNRNDQEPVYEDSCVEFFLQENENYRNFEFNALGVCLSAVGAERKSRRRLQTEELALIRRNASLHPDALPPEDVLSDWNLTVEIPFSMIGLERGKSFRGNFYKCGDETLIPHFVSWAPIKELKPDFHRPEFFAELSIA, from the coding sequence ATGATGATTATCCCAACGATTCCATATCTTCCGGCACTTTCTACGAAAAATGCTGGTGAACTACTTCCGAAAGTCGGACTGGTACTTCAGCTTCAGCAAATCAATTGGCAAGAATTTCCGCACAAACCGGAAGTTGATGTATACCTGGGACATTCCGGTCATTCGTTATTCCTGCATTATGTAGTTCGTAAGGATTACGTGAGAGCTGTCAACAGAAACGACCAGGAGCCGGTTTACGAAGATTCGTGCGTGGAGTTTTTTCTTCAGGAGAATGAAAATTACCGCAATTTCGAATTTAACGCGCTGGGCGTTTGTTTGTCTGCGGTTGGAGCAGAGCGTAAGAGCAGGCGGCGTTTGCAGACGGAAGAGTTGGCATTGATTAGACGCAACGCCAGTTTACATCCGGATGCATTGCCGCCTGAAGATGTTCTATCGGACTGGAACCTAACGGTTGAGATTCCTTTTTCGATGATTGGACTGGAAAGAGGAAAAAGCTTTCGCGGCAATTTTTATAAATGCGGCGACGAAACGCTCATTCCTCATTTTGTTAGTTGGGCTCCTATAAAAGAACTCAAGCCGGATTTTCACCGGCCTGAGTTCTTTGCTGAATTATCGATTGCTTAG
- a CDS encoding Mut7-C RNAse domain-containing protein, translating to MSKLSFIWIRAFGHLNDFLPPDYRQKPFRARLHLGQTVKDAVESAGIPHVEIDVLTVNGHSVGFDASLAAGDLVNVYPVAGLLSDSTVIHLRPELPDKVRFILDVHLGKLAKYLRMLGFDTLYRNRMDDDVIADIAEAENRIVLTRDLGILKYNRVKLGYWLRSQQSKKQLSEVIEHFGLIRAIRPFTRCMQCNGPMTEVPKEEVQERLETGTRRYFDRFYRCTDCGKVFWEGSHFDHMNLFIDEFLDKMSRNSPDDA from the coding sequence ATGAGTAAACTTTCCTTCATATGGATTCGTGCCTTTGGTCACCTGAATGACTTTCTGCCGCCCGATTACCGGCAAAAACCATTTCGGGCGAGGCTTCATTTGGGGCAAACAGTGAAAGACGCGGTCGAATCGGCCGGTATTCCGCATGTAGAGATTGATGTGCTGACCGTCAATGGCCATTCGGTTGGGTTTGATGCATCACTTGCCGCCGGCGACCTGGTAAATGTGTATCCGGTAGCCGGGTTGTTAAGCGATAGCACCGTTATTCATCTTCGGCCGGAGTTGCCCGACAAGGTCCGCTTTATCCTCGATGTGCATTTGGGAAAACTGGCTAAGTATCTTCGTATGCTGGGCTTCGACACCCTTTACCGTAATCGGATGGATGACGATGTGATTGCTGATATTGCTGAAGCGGAGAACCGGATTGTGTTGACCCGCGACCTGGGTATTCTCAAATACAATCGTGTGAAATTAGGCTACTGGCTTCGTTCGCAGCAATCCAAAAAGCAGCTTTCAGAGGTGATTGAACATTTTGGCCTTATTCGGGCCATTCGTCCCTTTACACGCTGCATGCAATGTAACGGACCAATGACTGAGGTACCCAAAGAAGAAGTGCAGGAAAGGCTGGAAACGGGAACGCGCCGCTATTTTGACCGCTTTTATCGTTGCACCGACTGCGGAAAGGTATTCTGGGAAGGCTCCCATTTTGACCACATGAATCTGTTTATCGATGAATTCCTCGACAAGATGAGCCGGAATTCCCCGGATGATGCATAA
- a CDS encoding YebC/PmpR family DNA-binding transcriptional regulator, producing the protein MGRAFEYRKARKLKRWGTMAKTFTKLGKEIAIAVKSGGPDPVANSRLRVLIQNAKAANMPKDNVERAIKRAVSKDQDDYKELVYEGYGPYGIAVLVETATDNPTRTVANVRSYFNKCNGSLGTSGSVEFMFEHKCNFKVKGKEGLDLEELELELIDFGVQEIFAEDDDILIYGDFESFGPIQKYLEENEFEIVSAEFERIPNDTKELNEEQVAEIEKLLGKLEEDDDVTNVFHNMKETE; encoded by the coding sequence ATGGGACGCGCCTTTGAATACCGCAAGGCCAGGAAGCTGAAACGCTGGGGCACCATGGCCAAGACCTTTACCAAACTGGGAAAAGAAATCGCAATCGCTGTTAAATCCGGTGGCCCCGATCCGGTAGCTAACTCACGCCTTCGCGTGTTGATTCAAAACGCCAAAGCGGCCAACATGCCCAAAGACAATGTTGAACGGGCAATAAAAAGGGCTGTATCGAAAGACCAGGACGATTACAAAGAGCTGGTTTACGAAGGTTACGGACCGTACGGAATCGCCGTATTGGTAGAAACCGCTACTGATAACCCCACCCGTACCGTGGCCAATGTGCGAAGCTACTTCAACAAATGCAACGGTTCACTGGGAACCTCAGGTTCGGTTGAATTCATGTTCGAACACAAATGCAACTTCAAGGTAAAAGGCAAAGAAGGTCTCGACCTGGAAGAGCTGGAGCTGGAGTTGATTGATTTTGGTGTACAGGAAATATTTGCTGAAGACGACGACATTCTCATCTACGGAGATTTTGAATCGTTCGGGCCAATCCAGAAATACCTGGAAGAGAACGAATTTGAAATTGTGAGCGCTGAGTTCGAGCGTATTCCGAACGATACCAAAGAATTGAACGAAGAGCAGGTAGCCGAGATTGAGAAGCTACTGGGCAAGCTGGAAGAAGATGACGATGTTACCAATGTCTTCCACAATATGAAAGAAACAGAGTAA
- a CDS encoding PAS domain S-box protein, producing the protein MNNSIVVALLQNTAILLAFSMLYDYLWVGEENSKKISDKLITGVILGAIGIILMLSQWTMKPGLVFDTRSVMLSISGVFFGLVPTVIAMIATGVFRILEGGAGLWMGIAVIISSGTIGILWRELRPNWFCSNQLLELLSLGVVVHMSMLACSLLLPASVRWETLSQLALPLLTVYPIGNVLLGKLMLKQNKNWQTRNALHESEEKYRTLVEGAGDTIVILQDGLIQFANHMISQAFGYGRNEVLNRNFLEFIAPSERTRLEQYYIARTTGKDVPTNYETVIQHKDGQLITVELTASTLTYNRRPAHMMFVRDITERKEAKLRLENERKQLKTLFETIPDLIWLKDKEGRFLSCNHEFERLMGVPVEELFGKTDYDFFPADLATFFREKDKVAIEEDEAQTNLEWVTYADDGHDALFETIKTPMRDSEGNLIGVLGVARNMTDFYRTQEALKESERKLKEAQTLAQIGHWELDIESMHMHFSEAIGKIIELDDEILKISFDKFLQLIHPDDRERVKNSYVFSEPGKKYSEVTHRLLLKNDKIKHIEQRYITEYNAQGHPVRRHGTLQDITREVLTGLELLRAKEKAEESDRLKSIFLANMSHEIRTPMNAIMGFSNLLGELEPDDPERDNFIDIIQNSSKRLLQIINDIVDISKIEAGQLRINKTDCEPAKLLENSYRTFEKSAWVTSNPNLDLMLELPEDAAAIRLHTDGIRVQQVIDNLMSNALKFTQDGSVTIGFVQKQTEDGNFIEFYVKDTGLGISSEKAEIIFERFRQIDEDKHHEGAGLGLSISKGIVELLGGSIWFTSQPNIGTTFSFTVPYQPVKETLPEWKKAGSEVDEFQGLSIIIAEDDRNSYMYLRELLKNRVSEIKHASNGQILMDMLEQSQPDLVLLDIDMPVKSGYECLQEIKEKGITTRIIAQTAYAMLEERDQLLEAGCHGYIAKPIKKAELYEAIGEVMKTAY; encoded by the coding sequence ATGAATAATTCGATTGTGGTAGCGCTGTTGCAAAATACAGCCATTCTTCTGGCCTTCAGCATGCTTTACGATTACCTGTGGGTGGGAGAAGAGAACTCAAAAAAGATCTCCGATAAACTGATTACCGGCGTTATTCTGGGAGCTATCGGGATTATTCTGATGTTATCGCAATGGACCATGAAACCCGGTCTGGTTTTCGACACGCGCTCGGTGATGCTTTCCATATCCGGTGTTTTCTTTGGACTGGTTCCCACTGTTATTGCCATGATTGCTACCGGAGTGTTTCGGATACTTGAAGGCGGTGCCGGACTATGGATGGGGATAGCTGTTATCATCTCCTCCGGAACCATTGGAATTCTTTGGCGCGAACTCCGTCCCAACTGGTTTTGCAGCAATCAACTTCTGGAGTTACTTTCTCTTGGGGTAGTGGTTCATATGTCCATGTTGGCTTGCTCACTTTTGCTTCCTGCCAGTGTGCGTTGGGAGACGCTATCGCAGCTGGCATTGCCGCTCCTGACGGTTTATCCGATTGGAAATGTATTGCTGGGAAAGTTGATGCTGAAGCAGAATAAAAACTGGCAAACCCGGAATGCCCTTCACGAAAGTGAGGAAAAATACCGGACGTTGGTTGAAGGGGCCGGCGACACAATCGTGATTCTTCAGGACGGATTGATTCAGTTTGCCAACCACATGATCTCACAGGCTTTTGGTTATGGACGAAATGAAGTACTTAACCGAAATTTCCTCGAATTTATTGCGCCTTCTGAACGTACCCGGTTGGAACAGTATTACATTGCACGGACCACCGGAAAGGATGTACCAACGAATTACGAAACGGTTATTCAGCATAAAGATGGTCAATTAATCACTGTCGAGTTAACCGCGAGTACACTGACATATAACAGGCGTCCGGCGCATATGATGTTCGTCAGAGATATCACCGAAAGGAAAGAAGCCAAATTAAGACTGGAGAACGAGCGAAAACAGCTTAAAACGCTTTTTGAAACCATCCCCGATTTGATTTGGCTGAAGGATAAAGAAGGGAGATTCTTATCATGCAATCATGAATTTGAACGCCTGATGGGAGTTCCGGTAGAAGAATTATTCGGAAAGACGGATTACGACTTTTTTCCGGCTGATTTGGCTACGTTCTTCCGTGAAAAAGACAAAGTTGCCATTGAGGAAGACGAAGCACAGACCAACCTCGAATGGGTGACCTACGCCGATGATGGCCATGATGCGTTGTTTGAAACGATTAAAACGCCCATGCGGGATTCGGAAGGAAACCTGATAGGCGTGCTCGGAGTCGCCCGGAATATGACTGATTTTTACCGAACACAGGAGGCTTTGAAGGAAAGCGAGCGGAAGTTGAAAGAAGCGCAAACGCTGGCACAAATCGGACACTGGGAGCTGGATATAGAATCGATGCACATGCACTTCTCAGAAGCCATTGGCAAGATTATAGAATTGGATGATGAGATTCTGAAAATTTCATTTGATAAATTTCTTCAGCTGATCCATCCGGACGACAGAGAAAGAGTGAAGAATTCATATGTCTTTTCCGAGCCCGGTAAAAAGTACAGTGAAGTGACTCATCGCTTACTTCTTAAGAACGACAAGATAAAGCATATCGAGCAGCGCTACATCACGGAATACAATGCACAGGGACACCCTGTCAGGCGCCATGGTACGCTGCAGGATATTACCCGGGAGGTCCTGACCGGTCTGGAGTTGCTCAGGGCAAAAGAAAAAGCGGAAGAGAGCGACCGGCTGAAATCCATTTTCCTGGCCAACATGAGCCACGAAATCCGTACCCCGATGAATGCCATCATGGGCTTCTCCAATTTGCTTGGAGAGTTGGAGCCCGACGACCCGGAGCGCGATAACTTCATTGATATTATACAGAATTCGAGCAAGCGCCTGCTGCAAATTATCAATGATATTGTTGATATTTCAAAAATCGAAGCAGGACAGTTGCGGATAAACAAAACTGATTGCGAACCTGCAAAGCTGCTTGAAAATAGTTACCGCACCTTTGAGAAATCGGCATGGGTCACCAGCAATCCTAACCTGGATTTGATGTTGGAACTCCCCGAAGATGCCGCCGCCATTCGTTTGCATACCGATGGCATCAGGGTGCAACAGGTGATAGACAACCTGATGAGTAACGCTTTGAAGTTTACACAGGACGGAAGTGTTACGATTGGTTTCGTTCAGAAACAAACAGAAGATGGCAATTTTATAGAATTCTATGTAAAGGATACAGGGCTCGGTATTTCTTCTGAAAAGGCAGAAATCATATTCGAACGCTTCAGGCAGATTGATGAAGATAAACACCATGAAGGCGCTGGTTTGGGGCTAAGCATTTCCAAAGGTATTGTGGAACTTCTGGGCGGGAGTATCTGGTTTACTTCGCAACCCAATATCGGGACTACTTTTAGTTTTACTGTTCCGTACCAACCGGTGAAAGAGACATTGCCTGAATGGAAGAAGGCCGGGAGTGAGGTTGATGAATTCCAGGGACTAAGCATTATAATTGCTGAAGACGACCGGAATTCATATATGTATTTGCGGGAGCTATTGAAGAACCGGGTATCAGAAATAAAACATGCTTCCAACGGGCAAATTTTGATGGATATGCTGGAACAGAGCCAGCCTGATTTGGTGCTGCTGGATATCGATATGCCGGTGAAAAGTGGATACGAATGTCTTCAGGAAATAAAGGAAAAGGGTATAACTACCCGGATTATAGCGCAAACAGCCTATGCCATGCTGGAGGAGCGTGACCAGTTATTGGAAGCCGGATGTCATGGCTATATCGCGAAACCGATTAAAAAAGCTGAGTTGTACGAAGCGATTGGTGAAGTAATGAAAACCGCCTATTAA
- a CDS encoding diacylglycerol kinase family protein, whose translation MVQSDWLVILNPHAGSRRGAHDKGKIMKLLKKHKINFHMVTSDYPQHAISLAGEMVAAGYRNIIVAGGDGTLNEVVNGVFKQDTCPPEEVTIGMIPVGTGNDWIRTFGIPDEYKKAIEIILEGKTIRQDVGKITIRRPNETITRYFMNMAGFGFDAMTAARANRLKDRGKSGIRVYVQSLVSSYLSYRSRRLRYFVDEKPFETVLFSASVGIGKFNGGGMMQAPGAIPDNGEFQVTVIRRIGLWGILRNFTGLYNGSFIKDKHVTTHTARLIRFESDKSIPGESDGEPLKRGHYTLEILPGKINVIYGNDRYFSRQPHAEEHPLK comes from the coding sequence ATGGTACAATCTGACTGGCTGGTTATTCTCAATCCGCATGCGGGAAGCAGGAGGGGAGCGCACGATAAAGGAAAGATTATGAAGTTGCTGAAGAAGCACAAAATCAATTTCCATATGGTGACCTCCGACTATCCGCAACACGCAATTTCCCTTGCGGGTGAAATGGTAGCAGCCGGTTACCGGAATATTATCGTGGCCGGAGGCGACGGAACGCTGAACGAAGTGGTGAATGGTGTCTTTAAACAGGATACTTGTCCACCTGAAGAAGTGACTATCGGGATGATACCGGTTGGGACCGGAAACGACTGGATTCGCACTTTCGGGATACCGGATGAATACAAAAAGGCGATTGAAATTATTCTGGAAGGCAAAACTATCCGGCAAGATGTAGGAAAAATCACCATTCGTCGTCCCAATGAAACGATTACACGGTATTTCATGAACATGGCAGGTTTTGGTTTCGATGCGATGACAGCAGCCCGGGCCAACCGTTTGAAGGACAGAGGCAAGTCGGGTATCCGGGTGTATGTTCAGAGTTTGGTTTCCAGTTATTTGTCGTACCGAAGCCGGCGGTTGCGTTATTTTGTCGATGAGAAACCATTTGAAACAGTGCTGTTCAGTGCCAGTGTGGGCATCGGGAAATTCAACGGTGGCGGCATGATGCAGGCTCCCGGAGCCATTCCCGACAACGGCGAATTTCAGGTAACAGTCATCCGACGGATAGGGTTGTGGGGAATACTCCGAAATTTTACCGGTTTATACAACGGAAGCTTTATAAAGGACAAGCATGTAACGACCCACACAGCACGTCTGATTCGATTTGAATCGGATAAGTCTATCCCAGGTGAATCGGACGGAGAGCCCCTAAAACGAGGACATTATACCTTGGAGATCCTGCCGGGAAAAATCAATGTGATATACGGAAACGACCGTTATTTTTCGCGACAACCCCATGCTGAAGAACACCCGCTAAAATAA